The following is a genomic window from Triplophysa rosa linkage group LG11, Trosa_1v2, whole genome shotgun sequence.
AACGGAAGTCAGTGTGTagctaagaaatataaaatcacCTTATTGTACCACTTGTCATAGGGATACACCTCCAGATAATTTCGTGCAATGATCGTAAGTCCGCTAGCGGAGAATCTCTCTTGGGCAATTTCAATTTCAACTATCACCTCCTGACCCTGAGCATCTTTGGAACAACAGGCCAGGAAGTGACGCACGATGAACTCATATAACCGTTTTTCATTTCCCTATAATAATTAAACAATGGCAAATTTTACTACAAAACATTTGGTCGCACTAGACTGCTACTCATTGAGAAAAAAGCTTGTTACTGTTAGAGCTTCTTTGTTTTGAAATACAGTTTGATaatcaaatatatttaatagCTTCGCTACTTGTAGCTGGTTACTCTTCATCACAGATAGAGACCACGCTCACCTGTAAGCTGTTAGTGTATTTGGTGGGGTGAATGGGGGGATGGGCCTGATCTGATTTGTTTCCATTGCGAGGTGTTGGCCCACCGCTGTCCAAAATGCGCTGAGCAAAATTTCCCCATTCATTATCTTGTGTCTGCTGCTCAACGAGTGGCGTAAGGTTCAGGTTCTGTGGAAACATGTTGGTCTCCGTGCGAGGATAACTGATAAACCTGAAGGCAAACAGACAGGCTGATTTGTTAAAAGACCCAACACACTGAAATTCATGTATTCACTTTCTTgaattatgcataaaatataTCATACCCTTGAGTGTACAGCTTTTCTGCGATTTTCATTGTTTCTTTTGCACTGATCCTCAATTTTCTTGAAGCCAGTTTTTCAAGTTCctgaacaaaacacatttacactttTTACCAATTACACTTTCTCCATGATGTACATGATGATTAGCCAACATAAATACCAATCATCCAGTCTGAAATATAAAGTAGAAATTTTGTGAATATGCACTATTATGTCTACGTTACTTACCACTGTGTCAAGTGGTAAAGGTCGCCATTTGCTTTTTGGTTTACTTGTTACAGATATCACGTTCGCTATGGGATCCTAAacaataagaccaccagacaaaatgtttcatttaaaagtaCTACATAATGACAATAATGTCTTCTATGTTTAACATGATGTTTCAAAACTCCGCACCTCCATGCACATTTGATAAAGCACAAGGCATGCTGTGTGGTTGAAAAGTCGATGTCTTTTCCAACCGAATTCTACCGATTCCTCTTCGTTGGGCTCGTGAACAACTATAAGACCAAAATCTTAAGTATTAGAGATCAAGTATTTGTGACAAAAAAGTACCGTTCATTGCAAATTGGTCAGACACATATATTGATAGTAAGATATTATTATAACAGATTCACACTGCTGCGTAAAATTAAATATTCagaacaacaataaacaaagaaaactgAACACCTttaattttgaagaaagtttcaGGGACAAAGGCTTGAATGGCTTTAAACCTCTCCACCACAAAGCCAAGAGTAGGGAACTGACAACTCCCATAACTGATGAGCTGATCCGAGAGAGATTCTGGAAATATCTTCTGTAAGCGTAATGTCTGGAACCTTGTAAAAGACGCCCCTAAAGAAGCATAATAATGCACATGATAAGTCAAACGCAGTCTATTACCTACAAAAATGTAGTTTGTATTAATGTGAAATATACTAAATGTTCACCGATACGGAGATCAAGTTCTTGTCTCACATCCACTGCGTCACTGATGTTGATATTTGGTTAAGTAAGTGTCTCACAAGCTCTCCTTATAGAATTTGGAGTGATCTCAGAGAATCGTGCACGAAAGACCTGAATGTTTGGCTTCACTAAATTGAAAGATATCATATGTTCAtgtaagaaaaatgtaatgttctgtagctcaattggtaaagCATTGTGTAAGTAGTGTCATATGTTTGATTTCTAGGGAACACAAATACTATCAAAATGTATGTCTTTACatacataaatgtcattgtatccatataatataaatgtaccTGCTTTGCAAACATTGATGATCTCAAAGCCAATATTCTCTCCTTCTCTATCACAATCAGTCCAAATGACTAAAGCTTGGCATTGTTTTACCTCACGTTCCAGTGTCCTCTgggtaataaatacatgttagcacacgtattaaaatattttttaaaaactggataaatagtgtgaataaatgcaataaataccttaatTGGTACAAAGTTGTCAGGACAATACTTTTCCACCTCAGCATCAAACAGCAGCACAGGATTACAACTATGCCTGTAAAAAGACCATGCAATGAAAGTTAGTtggatattaaatattattttttaagacaATTGAAAGATCTAGTATTTGTCCTTACCATTTCTGAAAAGGGGCTTTGAACTCAAGTCCCAATAGATGCCCTGAAACTGACGTCATGGATACAGTTACATTCTGTGAACAAATAAACACCATGATCTGCACATGAGCTGTTGCATACCACTTCAACAATAccttaaaatatatgaaaatcatttttaaataaataaccaaaAGTACTCACCTGTCCAAATAGGTTGTATTCATACTCATATATTTTGTTGTAAACAGAATATCCCTCTCTCTTTTAAAAGACAGACAAAACAATCATGATTCATTTTACTATCTTATTATGACAATTCTGAAATCTacaaaaaggaaaaatgaaTAACGTCTTTATGAATTGATAGATCTGAaattatatacataaataatgtGTAACTACAGCAGTCAGTACCTACCCTTCTTGATCTCCCATTTGACATAATCTCTGCTATCCCTTTAGCTGCATCGTTTTTCTCAGCAACACAAAGTACTTTCTTAATCTGAGTTCGTTTTATCATGCTAACAGATATTTGCCGTCGAAATCTGCAGTGAACAGTCAATCTGAACAGTAAtctatttaaaatgttcattacTGTGATCTAGCAGTGCATGATCACAGcacagacttcacacatttcaacaaaacacaAGCTTGCTAACTGCCATatcttcataaaaataaaacactgtaaCGTAATCCCACAATCTTCGAAGGTATTTGAAACTGTCtctattattataaaaagttaCAAATATTAGCAGCTAAGAAAAAAATGAGCAAACTAGTCAAATCTTCTAATTTCGGCGCCCTTCGTGAAATGTCGTAAAAATGTCGTAAAGCGGTGCGTTAGAGTGATAGGCTGGTGTATTTTCTCCAGGAAatgatataaataaatttgaaaataataaaaatagtgaCACATATTTCCAAGTATATCAGAACACTTTACAAGGGCTGTAAAGCGTTACAAATAATATGTAGTTTTCTCTGTCGAAGGGTCACAAAGCGCGTCATAACAAACATAAGGGAGGTGTCTTAAATCCTAGTGTGCTTCGGGGCAGACTGACTATATAGGCATTATAGACGTGTACGTTAGTTTTGGCAATCATATTATGCGCGTGCAATCAGCAGAGCGCCGTTTGTTTGTGTGAACTGAGATTACTCGCAATGCCTACGATGACTACTAATGCGCACTAGCTAGGCAGCAAGGTGGCGTTTGAGACGTCACCACTACCGCATAGATACAGTCACATGGGCTGGTCACGATCGTTTAAATATGGCTGCTTTTAGAGGATGTCAGAGCAGCTGGAGCGTGTTGCAATATCAGTGTCTACTTCTAGGTTCATTATAAagatattcaattaaaaaatatttgttatgaACGGCGATCGTTGATAGGTGTGTCATATTTATGGCAGGGGACGTCACCGGTCTGTCAGCGTCGGATTCAAGCTCATGTATATCAGATCGTGATTTGGTTCAGTGGATGACTAAGCCGTCCTACTGCATAGACACGCTCGGGGTAAACTTAATTTCTGCTTTCATTTGACCGTACTGAAAATGATCCCTATGTgaaatatgtgttttatatcTTTATCGGTTGAGGTGTTAAGCATGGCACCAGGATCTGTACGATATTTCAGCTGATGCCTCTCCATATACTACGAGACCATGATTGGCTCACCAGATGTGGTGGCGTTTACCAAAGAAGATGACTTTGGGGAATCATTCTCCGATCCATTGTTGCTTCCGGAGGAGTTTTCTGTGCCTTTGTTCAATCATGCTGCCAATGCAAATCCCTGGACGAAGACATCCTATGCGAAATTCTCGAAGGATTTCATCCTCATCTCTGAGTTTTCAGAGCAGGTTGGACCACAGCCACTACTCACCATTCCCAGTGACCCCAAAGTGTGCGGGACATTCGACCTCAACTACTTTTCCCTCCGTATAATGTCAGTGGACTACCAAGCCTCTTTTGTAGGACATCCGCCTGGAAGTAACTACCCAAAGCTTAATTTTGTGGAGGACTCGAAAGTCGTCCTGGGTGATTCTAAGGAGGGAGCGTTCGCCTACGTGCATCATCTGACGCTGTATGATTTAGAAGCACGTGGATTTGTGCGGCCCTTTTGCATGGCTTATATTTCAGCAGATGAGAGAAAGATTATGCAGCAGTTTCAAGAGCTGTCATCAGAGTTCAGCAAAGCTTCTGAATTTCTCAAAACGGGAAACAGGAAAGCGTTTGCAAATGAGCTGGAGAAGAAACTGAAAGATTTGGAGTACACCCGATCTGTGCTGCATAAAGAGACAGAGCtgcagaaaatgaacagtggcTGTTATTCCACACAAGCTATTGAAAAGGCAAATGAACTGGCCAATGTGGAAAAGTCtatttatgaacacaaagatCTGCTGAGACAAATCACATTTTATCCTTCgaggaaagagaaagatatGGATTTTGTGCAATGTGAGACAGAGAAAGCCACAGAGATTAGTGCAGTGGATGATACACTAACGTGTAACTCAGACAATGCAGTCAAGTCTGTAGAAACTGAAAATGATAATAAGAAGTCTACATACACGCCTCAGTTTATAAAAGCCAAGTCTGCCAAGTGCTTCGACAAACGTTTGAAAACACTTGAAGAGCTCTGCGACACAAACGTTTTCCACCAAACCCTAGAGCAACTGAACCTAGTTGAGAAGTCATTCCGAGGAGATCTCTGCTTCATTTACACCAGCCAGATCAACAGGGCTCTTCTGACCAAACAAAGAGTTACTAGTTTCCTCTTTGAAGCCGAAGCAGACTGGAAAGTCGAAACCTCAAAGAATTTCAATGTCAGTTCAAATAATCCTCCAATCCCCATTCTGAATTTATCTAGTGAGCCGATGAGCCTCGAGTCGTACACTACGTGTGTAGATGTAGATCACATCAAACCGAGCGGGGAGTCTATTGAAGTGCCTGCAGAGTCGAGTACGTCTGACATCACCCAGGAGACCTCTGAGGCAGCAGACACAGAAACCAAAGGCAGTTTCAGTAGTGACAAGAGCATCGAGACCTTTGGAAGTGTTAGTCCTTCCAATCTGCAGTCAAATTTCTTTGATGGTCTCGAAAGGAGTAAAGTGTCCACCACTTCCTCATCTGAAGATCAAAAAGTGGGCAAGATGTCTCCACATAGGACATCTGATGGAAGTCCCGCTGAGGTGTTTGGAACTGGAAATCTCATCCCAATGGACTCGGCGTGCTGTATTGGACAGGATGGTTTTATCTACGAGGAACCAACACCTGAGATTGCTCAGGAGTGTTGCGGGGACACGGTGGTGAACCAAGAGCCTTTGTCCCTTCTTCACGGAGATCCCACCTTACAGATGGACTACATCCTGGAACACTCGACTCTCGTGGGGAGCCCCAATATGGGGTTGACGTTTTCAGAACTAAACACTAGTGCTCTCTCTGAGGAGGTGGCAAGAATAAACATCGAAGATGTCTCCGATAGCGCTAGTTACATGAGCACCTCCACCAGTTCTGACAGAGCGGCGTCTCCTTTTACCTACGGCAGTGTGTTAACACTAAAGCAGAAGAAGAAGGCCGGGCACAACGCTCTTCGGTTTATCAGACAATATCCATTCGCTCATCAAGCCATCTTCTGCCTTCTGAGTGGCCGGACACTTGTTATACTAGGGTCAGACGAGGGCACGGTAAGAAAGCTAGTCAATGCTTTGTTAATTTTTGTGCCCAACCTTGGTAAATATGGCGAAACTGTCCAGCCGTGGCTTTCGACACCATTTCAGCTTGCCGACCTGCAGAGATGGAAACTTATTGGATTGCAGAGGTATGTTGACCTTAAAATCGATGTTTGTTTTCACATCTGTTTGTCAATGATTGATTCAACCACATTTTGCTTGCaatgctgtgtgtttttcttctctAGAGCCGCCTCTCCTGCCGGGTGCAGCATACTCCACTCTTTGAATCGATACAGCCGTTACATAAGCATTTTGGACTGTGATAACAAGACCCTTCGATGTCCGCCGTACAAAGGAACACTGATTAACCACATGGCAGACCACAGGACACAGATCAAACGTGGCAGCACCTACTTTCTTCATGTTCAGAGCCTCTTGACTCAGCTTACAGCTAAGGCCTTCCTGTACACATTCTGTCATCACATTCACCTTCCCATGGATATGAATGACCAGGGCTCGGTGACATCACGCAGGACTAACTTCTTGTTACAGCTGGGTTACACTGTGGAAGAGAGTAAAATC
Proteins encoded in this region:
- the smcr8a gene encoding guanine nucleotide exchange protein smcr8a, with product MIGSPDVVAFTKEDDFGESFSDPLLLPEEFSVPLFNHAANANPWTKTSYAKFSKDFILISEFSEQVGPQPLLTIPSDPKVCGTFDLNYFSLRIMSVDYQASFVGHPPGSNYPKLNFVEDSKVVLGDSKEGAFAYVHHLTLYDLEARGFVRPFCMAYISADERKIMQQFQELSSEFSKASEFLKTGNRKAFANELEKKLKDLEYTRSVLHKETELQKMNSGCYSTQAIEKANELANVEKSIYEHKDLLRQITFYPSRKEKDMDFVQCETEKATEISAVDDTLTCNSDNAVKSVETENDNKKSTYTPQFIKAKSAKCFDKRLKTLEELCDTNVFHQTLEQLNLVEKSFRGDLCFIYTSQINRALLTKQRVTSFLFEAEADWKVETSKNFNVSSNNPPIPILNLSSEPMSLESYTTCVDVDHIKPSGESIEVPAESSTSDITQETSEAADTETKGSFSSDKSIETFGSVSPSNLQSNFFDGLERSKVSTTSSSEDQKVGKMSPHRTSDGSPAEVFGTGNLIPMDSACCIGQDGFIYEEPTPEIAQECCGDTVVNQEPLSLLHGDPTLQMDYILEHSTLVGSPNMGLTFSELNTSALSEEVARINIEDVSDSASYMSTSTSSDRAASPFTYGSVLTLKQKKKAGHNALRFIRQYPFAHQAIFCLLSGRTLVILGSDEGTVRKLVNALLIFVPNLGKYGETVQPWLSTPFQLADLQRWKLIGLQRAASPAGCSILHSLNRYSRYISILDCDNKTLRCPPYKGTLINHMADHRTQIKRGSTYFLHVQSLLTQLTAKAFLYTFCHHIHLPMDMNDQGSVTSRRTNFLLQLGYTVEESKIVQYLSELIKTHYIQGHLKGINQSFFSFNYTTSYLYKI